One genomic segment of Kiritimatiella glycovorans includes these proteins:
- a CDS encoding addiction module protein produces the protein MPSTAEIIHEAESLPVEERAVVVDSLLRSLNPPDPEIDRKWAAVAKRRLDELRSGRVKPVPGEEVFAEIRQRFAV, from the coding sequence ATGCCAAGCACAGCCGAGATCATACACGAAGCGGAGTCCCTGCCCGTGGAGGAACGTGCGGTCGTGGTCGACTCTCTATTGCGTTCCCTCAATCCCCCGGACCCGGAGATCGACCGGAAATGGGCGGCTGTCGCCAAACGGCGACTTGATGAACTCCGTTCAGGCCGCGTCAAGCCCGTCCCGGGAGAGGAAGTTTTCGCAGAGATCCGCCAGCGATTCGCGGTATGA
- a CDS encoding 3-keto-disaccharide hydrolase, with the protein MNRIVIALCAVFVAFPVCAEEWTELFNGRDLEGWTAKGGEASYEVVDGMLVGTTKPNTPNTFLCPDRSYADFELRFEVKCDPQLNSGIQIRSADKPKMIPDALGPVVREKARRRVRSGSLCGPQVEIAANGNAGGLWFEGVGGWTLKPKPELANEVYQKDGWNEYRILADGRRVAVWINGTKISDGPDDRSGMSSGYLGFQVHGVGARKDPLRVRWRNIRIRTLDD; encoded by the coding sequence ATGAATCGCATCGTTATCGCCTTATGCGCTGTTTTCGTCGCTTTTCCGGTGTGCGCGGAAGAGTGGACTGAGCTGTTCAACGGCAGGGACCTCGAGGGGTGGACCGCGAAGGGCGGCGAGGCGAGCTACGAGGTCGTGGACGGCATGTTGGTCGGGACCACGAAGCCGAACACCCCGAACACCTTTCTTTGTCCCGACAGGTCATACGCCGATTTCGAGCTGCGGTTCGAGGTCAAGTGCGACCCGCAACTCAATTCCGGTATTCAGATCCGGTCCGCCGACAAGCCGAAAATGATCCCGGACGCCCTGGGGCCGGTAGTGCGCGAGAAGGCGCGCCGCCGCGTGCGCAGCGGATCGCTCTGCGGACCGCAGGTGGAGATCGCCGCCAACGGGAACGCCGGCGGACTCTGGTTCGAGGGCGTAGGCGGATGGACGCTCAAGCCGAAGCCGGAGCTGGCGAACGAGGTGTACCAAAAGGATGGCTGGAACGAGTACCGCATCCTGGCCGACGGCCGGCGCGTCGCCGTATGGATCAACGGCACGAAGATCAGCGATGGTCCCGACGACCGTTCCGGAATGAGCAGCGGCTATCTCGGATTCCAGGTCCACGGCGTAGGCGCCCGCAAAGACCCGTTGCGCGTGCGCTGGCGGAACATCCGCATCCGGACGCTGGACGACTGA